The Neobacillus sp. OS1-2 genome includes a window with the following:
- the ytfJ gene encoding GerW family sporulation protein — MSDHPIQGLMTTAMESLKEMIDVNTIIGDPVETPDGSVILTVSKVGFGFAAGGSEFKLDSSQSQGGQSGGQGQGQGQGQSGGKSALPFGGGSGGGVSITPIAFLIVNSHGVKMLHLDESTHLYEKILELAPQAVDKIQQMFSKKEENRQQQSQQQQPKVDLEL, encoded by the coding sequence ATGTCTGACCACCCAATTCAAGGTTTGATGACGACCGCAATGGAAAGCTTGAAAGAAATGATTGATGTGAATACTATCATCGGGGATCCTGTTGAAACCCCTGACGGAAGTGTCATTTTAACAGTATCGAAGGTAGGGTTTGGATTTGCTGCTGGAGGGAGTGAGTTTAAACTCGACAGCTCCCAGTCGCAAGGCGGCCAAAGTGGGGGTCAAGGCCAAGGTCAAGGCCAGGGGCAAAGCGGAGGAAAATCAGCCCTTCCATTTGGCGGCGGAAGCGGCGGCGGTGTTTCCATCACGCCAATCGCTTTTTTAATTGTAAATTCACATGGTGTCAAAATGCTGCATCTTGATGAAAGTACCCATTTATATGAAAAGATTTTAGAACTTGCTCCGCAGGCAGTCGATAAAATTCAGCAAATGTTCTCGAAAAAAGAAGAGAATAGGCAACAGCAAAGCCAACAACAGCAGCCAAAAGTGGATCTTGAATTATAA
- the sppA gene encoding signal peptide peptidase SppA, with the protein MNGKRWAALGIAAALFFVSIVINFLSAFAFKGIKTDFSDFMATAEQPLTEEVVKEGSELKKIAILDVDGVIQDSGETGSFLQSSGYNHQDFMKKLTYLQEDDSVKGVIIRVNSPGGGVVESAEIHDKLIDIQKDSQKPVYISMGSMAASGGYYISTAAKKIFASPETLTGSLGVIMEGYNYKGLADKYGVDFVTIKSGKYKDIMSPTREMTDEERQILQKMIDNSYEGFVKVISEGRHMSVEEVKQIADGRVYDGRQAKEINLIDDFGYLEDVINQMKKQEKLKGAKVVRYSDDLGLGSLFKFQAQKLISGDVEMAGLMKILSKPNSPRLMYLYAE; encoded by the coding sequence TTGAATGGAAAACGTTGGGCCGCCCTAGGAATTGCTGCGGCATTATTTTTTGTTTCGATTGTGATTAATTTTTTGTCGGCATTTGCCTTTAAAGGGATTAAAACAGATTTCAGTGATTTTATGGCGACTGCTGAACAACCATTAACAGAGGAAGTCGTTAAGGAAGGCAGTGAATTAAAGAAAATTGCCATTCTTGATGTTGACGGTGTCATCCAAGATAGCGGTGAAACAGGATCATTCCTGCAAAGCTCAGGTTATAACCATCAAGACTTTATGAAAAAGTTAACCTACTTGCAAGAGGATGATTCGGTGAAGGGCGTCATTATTAGAGTAAATTCACCAGGCGGCGGTGTCGTTGAGAGTGCAGAAATTCACGATAAGCTAATTGATATCCAAAAGGATAGTCAAAAACCAGTTTATATTTCGATGGGGTCGATGGCAGCTTCAGGTGGATATTATATTTCAACAGCAGCCAAAAAAATCTTTGCCAGCCCGGAAACATTAACAGGGTCACTTGGCGTCATAATGGAAGGATATAACTACAAGGGATTGGCAGATAAATATGGTGTCGATTTTGTCACAATTAAAAGTGGTAAGTATAAAGACATTATGAGCCCTACGAGAGAAATGACGGATGAAGAGCGGCAAATTTTACAAAAAATGATAGATAACTCGTATGAGGGATTTGTTAAGGTCATTTCTGAGGGCCGCCATATGAGTGTCGAGGAAGTAAAACAGATAGCAGATGGACGGGTGTACGATGGACGGCAGGCAAAAGAAATTAATCTCATCGATGATTTTGGTTACCTTGAAGATGTCATTAATCAAATGAAAAAGCAAGAGAAGCTTAAAGGAGCAAAGGTAGTTCGCTATTCGGATGATCTCGGTTTAGGCTCGTTATTTAAGTTTCAAGCGCAAAAATTAATCAGCGGTGATGTAGAAATGGCGGGGCTCATGAAAATCCTTTCCAAGCCCAATTCTCCACGCCTAATGTACTTATATGCAGAATAA
- a CDS encoding Xaa-Pro peptidase family protein, with protein MNQRLLKLQTWMKENGIEVSFLTSTENVFYLSSYFTDPHERLLALAVFQEEEPFLVCPAMEVPDAKRSGWGHEIIGYSDIENPWEMILTAINKRINGVSKVAIEKEHMNVERYEHLTQLFPKASFVSAEEKLRLLRMIKDAKELKIIEEACALADYAVEFGASEIKEGKTELEVLNALEYALKQKGVTEMSFSTMVLTGANAASPHGNPGETKIRKGDLVLFDLGVVVDRYCSDITRTVAYGDINDKQKEIYDTVLKAQLAAIEASKPGVTAAEVDLTARRIIAEAGFGDYFPHRLGHGLGIGVHEYPSMTETNQLVIEEGMVYTIEPGIYVPNVAGVRIEDDIYITADGAKVLTKFPKELQIIKS; from the coding sequence ACCGAGAATGTATTTTATTTAAGCAGTTATTTCACAGACCCGCATGAACGTTTACTGGCGCTGGCTGTTTTTCAAGAGGAAGAGCCATTCCTCGTCTGCCCGGCAATGGAAGTACCTGATGCCAAGCGCTCAGGCTGGGGTCATGAAATCATTGGCTATAGCGATATCGAAAACCCATGGGAAATGATTCTTACCGCCATTAATAAAAGAATCAACGGGGTTTCAAAAGTGGCCATTGAAAAAGAACATATGAATGTCGAACGCTACGAGCATCTTACACAGTTATTCCCTAAGGCGTCATTTGTTTCTGCAGAAGAAAAATTACGACTGCTGCGGATGATCAAGGATGCCAAAGAATTAAAAATCATTGAAGAGGCTTGTGCCCTTGCCGATTATGCCGTTGAATTCGGTGCAAGTGAAATTAAGGAAGGCAAAACAGAACTGGAGGTCCTCAATGCCTTAGAGTACGCCCTAAAGCAAAAGGGTGTGACCGAAATGTCATTTTCAACCATGGTGTTAACCGGTGCAAACGCGGCTTCCCCACATGGCAACCCAGGGGAAACGAAAATTCGCAAAGGTGATCTTGTTTTATTTGATTTAGGTGTTGTTGTTGACCGGTATTGTTCTGATATAACAAGAACCGTTGCATATGGGGACATCAATGACAAGCAAAAAGAAATATATGATACGGTATTAAAGGCACAACTCGCTGCCATTGAGGCAAGTAAACCGGGCGTTACAGCTGCAGAAGTTGACCTTACAGCAAGGCGGATTATTGCTGAAGCGGGTTTTGGCGACTATTTTCCACACCGATTGGGTCATGGACTTGGAATTGGCGTTCATGAGTACCCTTCTATGACCGAAACCAACCAGCTGGTAATCGAAGAAGGCATGGTCTATACAATCGAACCAGGGATTTATGTGCCTAATGTGGCTGGCGTCCGAATTGAGGATGATATTTATATTACCGCTGATGGGGCAAAGGTGTTAACCAAGTTTCCAAAGGAATTACAAATAATTAAATCATAA
- a CDS encoding DUF2953 domain-containing protein has product MNKLFWLWLSILVLLFLFILIIFTKLTILVNYYHHNDNDDLKVVFKIWFGLIKYKLNVPLIKIDDNSPSLVVESHSHMGDTAPEDPDSTVNQITQNDVTSSFQKTKELLEKVIHLHVIVRKFLKRVTIKSFEWQTLMGVGDAAHTGMMTGAIWAIKGSIVSILSHYFRLKQMPHLSVTPHFQAAVIQTQLTCMFQFRIGYAILAGLKLIKFWKGGKPPSNFKSEKTKSV; this is encoded by the coding sequence GTGAACAAATTGTTTTGGCTCTGGCTTTCTATATTGGTCCTATTGTTCTTATTCATTTTAATTATTTTTACGAAGTTAACGATTCTTGTAAATTATTATCATCATAATGACAATGATGATTTAAAGGTAGTGTTTAAGATATGGTTTGGACTCATAAAATATAAGCTAAATGTCCCTTTGATAAAAATTGATGATAATTCACCAAGTTTGGTGGTAGAAAGTCATTCACATATGGGGGATACGGCTCCTGAAGACCCAGATTCTACGGTAAACCAAATTACCCAAAATGACGTTACGAGTAGCTTTCAAAAAACAAAAGAACTGCTAGAAAAGGTTATCCATTTGCATGTGATTGTTAGGAAATTTTTAAAAAGGGTTACAATAAAGAGTTTTGAATGGCAGACACTGATGGGTGTTGGTGATGCGGCGCATACCGGAATGATGACAGGTGCGATTTGGGCAATAAAAGGGAGTATTGTCAGCATTCTTAGTCATTATTTTCGGTTAAAGCAGATGCCACATTTATCGGTAACTCCCCATTTTCAAGCTGCTGTCATTCAAACACAGTTAACGTGTATGTTTCAGTTTCGAATCGGGTATGCTATTCTCGCAGGATTAAAGCTGATTAAATTCTGGAAAGGCGGGAAACCGCCTAGTAATTTTAAAAGTGAAAAAACGAAATCCGTTTGA
- the ald gene encoding alanine dehydrogenase, with translation MRIGVPKEIKNNENRVAMTPAGVTNLVNFGHEVFIEIGAGLGSGFLDEDYSTAGAMLVETAKEAWSMDMVMKVKEPIPTEYQYFREGLILFTYLHLAPEPELTKALIDNKVVGIAYETVQLANRTLPLLTPMSEVAGRMAAQVGAQFLEKVYGGKGILLSGVPGVQRGVVTIIGGGVAGTNAAKMAIGLGAKVTIIDLNPDRLRQLDDIFGSDVTTLMSNPFTIAEAVKESDLVIGAVLIPGAKAPRLVSEEMIQSMKPGSVVVDIAIDQGGIFETTDRITTHDHPTYVKHGVVHYAVANMPGAVPRTSTIALTNVTVPYALQIANKGFQKACLDNEALLKGINTLDGYVTYQAVAEAHGVEFKDTKTLLTK, from the coding sequence ATGCGGATTGGGGTACCAAAAGAAATCAAAAATAATGAAAACCGTGTAGCAATGACACCAGCCGGAGTGACAAATTTGGTGAACTTTGGTCATGAGGTTTTTATTGAAATAGGAGCAGGGCTTGGTTCAGGCTTTTTGGATGAAGACTATAGTACTGCAGGCGCGATGCTGGTGGAAACTGCTAAGGAAGCATGGTCAATGGATATGGTTATGAAGGTAAAAGAACCGATCCCAACTGAATATCAATATTTTCGTGAAGGGTTAATATTATTTACATATTTACACCTAGCGCCTGAGCCAGAATTAACGAAGGCACTAATTGATAATAAAGTAGTTGGCATTGCCTATGAAACCGTCCAATTGGCGAATAGAACTCTTCCATTATTGACCCCTATGAGTGAAGTGGCTGGAAGGATGGCTGCTCAGGTCGGTGCCCAATTTTTAGAAAAGGTTTACGGCGGCAAGGGAATTCTCCTCTCTGGTGTCCCAGGAGTGCAACGAGGTGTCGTTACCATTATTGGCGGCGGAGTAGCAGGTACAAATGCAGCGAAAATGGCAATTGGTTTGGGTGCAAAGGTTACCATCATTGATTTAAACCCGGACCGTCTTCGCCAATTAGATGATATATTCGGTTCCGATGTGACAACATTAATGTCTAATCCTTTTACTATCGCTGAAGCGGTTAAGGAATCTGATTTAGTTATTGGTGCTGTGTTAATCCCCGGTGCAAAGGCGCCAAGACTAGTCAGTGAAGAGATGATTCAATCGATGAAGCCTGGCAGTGTTGTGGTGGATATTGCCATTGACCAAGGTGGAATTTTTGAAACCACCGACCGGATTACCACACATGATCATCCAACATATGTAAAGCATGGTGTTGTCCATTATGCTGTGGCCAATATGCCTGGTGCCGTCCCAAGAACTTCTACGATTGCATTAACAAATGTGACTGTTCCATATGCGCTGCAAATTGCCAATAAAGGCTTCCAAAAGGCTTGTTTAGATAATGAGGCATTGTTAAAAGGAATCAACACTCTCGACGGCTATGTGACCTATCAAGCAGTTGCCGAAGCACATGGAGTTGAGTTTAAAGATACGAAAACATTGTTAACAAAATAA
- a CDS encoding RDD family protein translates to MESTEPVLQDHPFRYAGFWMRFWAYLLDLLVVESFERLLINPIFRAFDISLTEFSIFAPVSIASTVIFYLYFVLMTKFFKQTLGKMVFGLKVVDLKHDEMSWGTIIFREWIGRFISATIIIGYIIVAFLPKKQGLHDIFTDTTVIHVDR, encoded by the coding sequence ATGGAATCGACTGAACCTGTTTTACAGGATCATCCTTTTCGATATGCGGGCTTCTGGATGCGTTTTTGGGCATATTTGCTTGATTTGCTAGTAGTGGAAAGTTTCGAACGCCTGCTAATAAACCCGATATTTCGAGCGTTTGACATTTCTCTAACCGAATTTTCTATATTCGCCCCCGTTTCGATTGCATCTACGGTCATCTTTTATTTATATTTTGTGTTAATGACAAAATTCTTTAAGCAAACGCTTGGCAAAATGGTCTTTGGCTTAAAGGTTGTGGACTTAAAACATGATGAAATGTCCTGGGGAACGATTATTTTTCGTGAATGGATTGGTCGGTTTATCTCGGCAACGATCATCATTGGCTATATCATTGTTGCCTTTTTACCGAAAAAGCAAGGGTTACATGATATCTTTACTGATACCACGGTCATACATGTAGATAGATAA
- a CDS encoding universal stress protein has product MGLKYQNILVAIDGSKEADWAFQKGIEIAKRNQAGLLLVHVIDTRSFALIEAYDTVIGDRAETLAKEMLENYHKQAVDAGLTNVQYEIEFGSPKIRIPRDIAKKHKVDLILCGATGMNVVERFFIGSVSEHIVRYAPCDVLIVRTKKDIDEE; this is encoded by the coding sequence ATGGGACTTAAATATCAAAATATTTTAGTCGCAATTGATGGATCAAAGGAAGCAGATTGGGCATTTCAAAAGGGGATTGAAATCGCAAAGCGAAATCAAGCGGGACTCTTATTAGTTCATGTGATTGACACAAGGTCGTTTGCCTTAATTGAAGCCTATGATACTGTTATTGGTGATCGGGCAGAAACACTTGCAAAGGAAATGCTTGAAAATTATCATAAGCAAGCTGTGGATGCGGGGTTAACAAATGTCCAATACGAAATTGAATTTGGCTCACCTAAAATACGAATTCCAAGAGATATAGCTAAAAAACACAAGGTGGATTTAATTCTCTGCGGTGCCACTGGAATGAATGTAGTCGAAAGATTTTTCATTGGCAGTGTATCAGAACATATTGTTCGTTACGCTCCATGTGACGTTCTGATCGTTCGAACCAAAAAAGATATTGACGAAGAATAG
- a CDS encoding class I SAM-dependent methyltransferase — translation MKLSPVEQLFTLFNETALILQEELSYSYLEALADTGENLFQGAILQDELSELTLKRLKKVYEEIHLVKYSNEDIRKAYQLVILKGMKENVQPNHQMTPDSVGMLIGYLVERFVKQPSFRLLDPAVGTGNLVTTVLNHVHKNITAIGTEIDDILIKLAYVNANLQQHPVEFFNQDSLEPLFIDPVDAVIADLPIGFYPNDIRAEDYQLKASKGHSYAHHLFIEQSVKHTKPGGYLFFLIPNGLFESEQAPQLHEFIKENLIIQGLLQLPTTMFKNKQSAKSILVLQKKGENVKPPKEALLVHLPSLSSAVAMDKILAKIEKWFQDSKG, via the coding sequence ATGAAACTGTCTCCGGTTGAACAGTTATTTACACTATTTAATGAAACAGCACTTATTTTACAAGAGGAATTATCCTACAGTTACCTTGAGGCACTTGCAGATACAGGGGAAAATCTATTTCAGGGCGCCATTCTTCAAGATGAGTTAAGTGAGCTCACGCTGAAAAGGCTTAAGAAGGTATATGAAGAAATACACCTGGTTAAATATTCAAATGAGGATATTCGTAAAGCCTATCAGCTTGTGATCTTAAAAGGGATGAAGGAAAATGTCCAGCCTAACCACCAGATGACTCCGGATTCTGTAGGGATGCTAATAGGCTATTTAGTGGAACGATTTGTTAAGCAGCCATCATTCCGCCTCCTGGACCCTGCTGTTGGAACAGGGAATTTAGTTACAACCGTTTTAAACCACGTACATAAAAATATTACCGCGATTGGTACCGAGATTGACGATATTTTAATTAAGCTTGCCTACGTAAATGCAAATTTACAGCAGCATCCTGTTGAGTTTTTCAATCAAGATAGTTTGGAGCCTTTGTTTATCGATCCTGTTGATGCTGTCATTGCCGATTTACCGATTGGCTTCTATCCCAATGATATAAGAGCGGAAGATTATCAATTAAAAGCTTCGAAGGGCCACTCGTATGCTCATCATTTATTTATTGAACAAAGTGTGAAACATACCAAACCGGGAGGATACTTATTCTTCCTCATTCCCAATGGTTTGTTTGAAAGTGAACAGGCACCTCAGCTTCATGAATTTATCAAGGAAAATCTGATTATCCAGGGCTTGCTTCAATTACCGACGACCATGTTTAAAAATAAACAATCGGCTAAAAGTATTTTGGTTTTACAGAAAAAAGGGGAAAATGTCAAGCCGCCAAAGGAAGCATTACTCGTGCATTTACCAAGTCTGTCAAGCGCTGTTGCAATGGATAAAATATTAGCCAAAATTGAAAAATGGTTTCAAGATAGTAAAGGATAA
- the tpx gene encoding thiol peroxidase codes for MANVTFKGNAITLLGSEVKVGDKAPNFTVLANDLSEVTLENTKGQVRLISSVPSLDTGVCDAETRRFNEEANGLGNVKILTVSVDLPFAQKRWCAASGIENVQTLSDHRDLSFGEAYGVAIQELRLLARAVFVVDSNDTVTYVEYVSEATNHPNYEAAIEAAKAAK; via the coding sequence ATGGCAAATGTAACATTTAAAGGAAATGCGATTACCTTGTTAGGAAGTGAAGTGAAGGTTGGGGACAAAGCTCCAAACTTTACTGTACTTGCAAATGATCTATCGGAAGTAACGTTAGAAAATACAAAAGGTCAAGTTCGTCTAATCTCTTCTGTACCTTCTTTGGATACAGGCGTATGTGATGCAGAAACACGCCGTTTCAATGAAGAAGCAAACGGCTTAGGTAATGTAAAAATTTTAACAGTAAGTGTGGACTTACCATTTGCACAAAAACGCTGGTGTGCGGCAAGCGGCATTGAAAATGTTCAAACACTTTCTGATCACCGCGATTTATCTTTTGGAGAAGCATATGGGGTTGCAATCCAAGAATTACGCTTATTAGCTCGCGCGGTTTTTGTTGTTGACTCGAATGATACCGTGACTTACGTCGAGTATGTTAGCGAAGCAACGAACCATCCAAACTACGAAGCTGCAATTGAAGCTGCAAAAGCGGCAAAATAA
- a CDS encoding molybdenum cofactor biosynthesis protein B encodes MSTQEHKKEAPKSVHCKVITVSDTRDKETDKSGKLMITLLEGSGHTIVDYVIVKDEAAQIQNEIVKGCERGDIDVILTNGGTGIAKRDVTIETVQNLLEKEIVGFGELFRMLSYQEDIGSSAILSRAIAGVVKNKAVFSTPGSTGAVKLAMNKLILPELGHVVREIKKDI; translated from the coding sequence ATGAGTACGCAAGAGCATAAAAAAGAAGCACCAAAGTCAGTTCACTGTAAAGTCATAACAGTTAGTGATACAAGAGATAAAGAAACAGACAAAAGCGGTAAGCTGATGATTACACTGCTTGAAGGATCAGGGCATACGATTGTTGATTATGTTATTGTTAAGGACGAAGCAGCACAGATTCAAAACGAAATTGTAAAAGGTTGTGAAAGAGGGGATATTGATGTCATCCTAACAAATGGCGGCACTGGAATTGCCAAGCGTGATGTAACGATTGAAACCGTACAAAATCTTCTCGAAAAAGAAATCGTTGGTTTTGGTGAATTGTTCAGAATGCTAAGCTATCAAGAGGATATCGGCTCAAGCGCAATCCTTTCGAGAGCAATTGCCGGAGTCGTTAAAAATAAGGCTGTATTCTCCACACCTGGTTCAACTGGAGCTGTCAAATTGGCCATGAATAAGTTAATCTTACCTGAACTTGGACATGTGGTGAGGGAAATTAAAAAGGATATATAA
- a CDS encoding acetate kinase, producing MAKIIAINAGSSSLKFQLFEMPSEEVITKGLIERIGLNDSIFTITANGEKIQEIIDIPDHEVAVQMLLDKLTTLGIIKSLTEIDGIGHRVVHGGETFDDSALITDEVLNKIEKLSELAPLHNPANATGIKAFRRVLPDVPAIAVFDTAFHQTMPESSYLYSLPFEYYKEYGIRKYGFHGTSHKYVSQRAAELLGRPVEQLRLISCHLGNGASIAAIEGGKSIDTSMGFTPLAGVTMGTRSGNIDPALIPYIMEKTGKTAEEVLDVLNKKSGMLAVSGFSSDLRDIEIEANKGNERAQLALDVFANRIHKYIGSYASRMFGVDAIIFTAGIGENSDTIRENVLKGLEFMGVYWDPALNKVRGEEAFINYPHSPVKVIIIPTNEEVMIARDVVRLAGTRS from the coding sequence ATGGCAAAAATCATTGCAATTAATGCGGGAAGTTCTTCTTTAAAATTTCAATTATTTGAAATGCCAAGTGAAGAAGTTATTACAAAAGGGCTAATTGAAAGAATTGGTCTTAATGATTCAATTTTTACTATCACGGCCAATGGGGAAAAGATCCAAGAAATTATTGATATTCCAGACCATGAAGTCGCGGTACAAATGCTGCTAGATAAATTAACTACATTAGGCATCATTAAATCCTTAACTGAAATTGATGGAATCGGTCACCGTGTTGTCCACGGAGGAGAAACTTTCGATGATTCAGCTCTTATTACGGATGAAGTACTTAACAAGATTGAAAAGCTATCGGAGCTTGCACCATTGCACAACCCAGCAAATGCAACAGGGATTAAGGCATTTAGGCGGGTACTTCCTGATGTCCCAGCTATTGCTGTTTTTGATACAGCCTTTCATCAAACGATGCCGGAAAGTTCTTATTTATACAGTCTGCCATTTGAATACTACAAAGAATATGGAATCAGGAAGTATGGCTTCCATGGCACAAGCCATAAATATGTTTCCCAGCGTGCAGCTGAACTATTGGGACGCCCCGTTGAACAGCTTCGTTTAATCTCATGTCACTTAGGGAACGGTGCAAGTATTGCGGCCATTGAAGGTGGAAAATCAATTGATACCTCGATGGGCTTTACACCACTTGCAGGGGTCACAATGGGTACCCGTTCAGGTAATATTGACCCGGCACTTATTCCATATATCATGGAGAAAACCGGTAAAACCGCAGAAGAAGTTCTAGACGTATTGAACAAAAAGAGCGGTATGTTAGCCGTTTCCGGCTTCTCTAGCGATCTTCGAGATATTGAAATCGAAGCGAATAAGGGTAATGAACGAGCACAGCTGGCATTGGATGTGTTTGCTAATCGAATCCATAAATACATTGGTTCCTATGCTTCACGTATGTTCGGTGTTGACGCGATTATTTTCACTGCCGGAATCGGTGAAAATAGTGACACGATTAGAGAAAATGTTCTTAAAGGTCTTGAATTTATGGGCGTTTATTGGGATCCCGCTCTAAATAAGGTGAGGGGCGAAGAAGCATTCATTAACTATCCGCATTCGCCGGTTAAAGTTATTATCATTCCGACAAATGAGGAAGTCATGATTGCTCGGGACGTTGTTCGTTTAGCAGGAACACGTTCATAA
- a CDS encoding EcsC family protein, with the protein MPLTEREASVLNEIRLWEEKLLNYEANEFQLTYEKYLERSFLLLPEKVQQQFFSLIDTWLFHLHGMIQGSQLQMDAKERILTSGRIFSKDIEEIADIRNLTIDQLQYIAEQQIARHRLYSFAQGGLAGTGGTLLLGADIPAMAVINLRIVQLIAMTYGFEVNTPYEMMTSLKVFHTATLPPRIQIKGWNSLMADLAENDESYFYQGNEQITDITWLEQPVQQLLKAMVIALFRKKVIQGIPLISMAIGAGANYQLTRKVTDVAHRYYQLRYLKEKEEF; encoded by the coding sequence ATGCCATTGACAGAACGGGAAGCAAGTGTCTTAAATGAAATACGCTTATGGGAAGAAAAGTTACTAAATTACGAGGCAAATGAGTTTCAATTAACGTATGAAAAATATTTAGAACGTTCTTTTTTGTTACTGCCTGAAAAGGTGCAACAACAATTCTTTTCCCTTATTGATACATGGTTATTTCATTTACATGGGATGATTCAAGGCTCACAGCTTCAAATGGACGCAAAGGAAAGAATTCTTACGTCAGGAAGAATTTTTAGTAAAGATATCGAAGAAATAGCGGATATAAGAAACTTAACGATTGACCAATTACAATACATAGCAGAGCAGCAAATAGCGAGGCACCGTTTATATTCGTTTGCCCAAGGGGGACTTGCAGGGACTGGAGGCACGCTTCTCTTAGGGGCAGATATTCCGGCGATGGCGGTCATTAATTTAAGAATCGTTCAATTAATTGCCATGACCTACGGTTTTGAAGTGAATACCCCCTATGAAATGATGACATCATTAAAGGTTTTTCATACGGCGACGTTACCGCCACGAATTCAAATAAAGGGATGGAACTCGTTAATGGCGGATTTAGCCGAAAATGATGAGTCATATTTTTATCAAGGGAACGAGCAGATTACCGATATCACTTGGCTGGAACAGCCGGTTCAGCAATTATTAAAAGCTATGGTCATTGCTCTGTTTCGAAAAAAGGTCATTCAGGGGATCCCGCTAATCAGCATGGCAATAGGGGCGGGGGCTAATTATCAATTAACGAGAAAAGTAACGGATGTTGCGCATAGGTATTATCAACTTCGTTATCTCAAGGAAAAAGAGGAGTTTTAA